The following coding sequences are from one Rhipicephalus microplus isolate Deutch F79 chromosome 3, USDA_Rmic, whole genome shotgun sequence window:
- the LOC142803165 gene encoding uncharacterized protein LOC142803165, which produces MKMVDSSEVGTLIGEGHLERVLAVHIRLRMRRCHAYIMLESEIDGEVENARYIEEQQLINSVTIAAVLTDSTPSVYRSVWSFQWNERWFEDTLPHLTEFYFNQAFYVTPNTFRYLAESFACDINRLSTEMRTAISVEKRVAIGFYRKCSSAEGRTIAHLFGVGRSTVNVVWRQFSAAVTEQLESQWICMVRCQDMAIYVREFFIVTGFLQAVEVLDGCYLPVSPMKKHAAHIIVHISSLLK; this is translated from the coding sequence ATGAAAATGGTGGACTCCAGTGAGGTAGGCACGCTTATTGGTGAAGGGCATTTGGAACGTGTTTTGGCAGTACACATACGCCTGCGTATGAGGCGCTGTCATGCGTACATCATGCTGGAAAGTGAAATTGACGGAGAAGTGGAAAATGCGAGATACATTGAGGAACAGCAACTCATAAACTCAGTCACCATAGCCGCCGTCTTGACTGACAGTACACCCTCCGTGTATCGCTCAGTGTGGAGCTTCCAATGGAATGAACGCTGGTTCGAAGACACGTTGCCTCATCTGACTGAATTCTACTTCAATCAGGCATTTTACGTCACTCCAAATACATTCAGATATCTTGCGGAGTCGTTCGCATGTGATATCAACCGCTTGAGCACAGAAATGCGCACGGCTATCTCGGTTGAGAAAAGAGTTGCCATTGGATTCTACCGCAAGTGCTCTTCTGCTGAAGGCAGGACGATCGCCCACTTATTTGGTGTAGGTCGCTCAACAGTTAATGTGGTGTGGCGGCAGTTTTCCGCAGCCGTTACTGAGCAGCTGGAAAGCCAGTGGATTTGTATGGTGCGGTGCCAAGACATGGCCATCTACGTTAGAGAATTCTTCATTGTGACTGGATTCCTCCAAGCTGTGGAAGTCCTCGATGGTTGCTATTTACCCGTATCGCCAATGAAGAAACATGCTgcccatatcattgttcatatctctagtctatTGAAATAG